In one Cottoperca gobio chromosome 12, fCotGob3.1, whole genome shotgun sequence genomic region, the following are encoded:
- the rnf34b gene encoding E3 ubiquitin-protein ligase RNF34 isoform X6 translates to MWASCCGLLNEVMGTGTVRAQQPGFGAGAGPFRFAPSAGYSTYPPTSSGSAGQLCKACGLAFSVFRRKHVCCDCKKSFCALCSVLQENLRCCMTCHLLRSTAFQRPRLMQLRVKELRQYLLLRNISTDTCREKEDLVDLVICHQGTRETSRPVVHVDEEEDEEDEEEDEEEDTHEEEDEDEEEDEEEDEGEEDTDSLHSLPHSRAASPPSATRSTSEQSVLSASQGDVLSPSDSSGTTSQEQEDTPTASLLNLEPTETLMEVSPATQRRIRASLSDLDNEEAIENLSVRQLKEILARNFVNYSGCCEKWELLERVHRLYRENEQNRKSMENVSITAVVAYPPPLCNSGVGDGVKAQLAADDNLCRICMDAIIDCVLLECGHMVTCTKCGKRMSECPICRQYVVRAVHVFKS, encoded by the exons ATGTGGGCGTCATGCTGTGGTCTGCTGAACGAGGTGATGGGCACGGGCACGGTGCGAGCGCAGCAGCCGGGGTTCGGAGCAGGGGCCGGGCCCTTCCGCTTCGCCCCCAGCGCAGGGTACTCCACCTACCCCCCCACCAGCTCAGGGAGCGCCGGACAGCTGTGCAAGGCCTGCGGACTGGCCTTCTCTGTCTTCAGACGCAAG CACGTCTGCTGTGATTGTAAGAAGAGTTTCTGCGCCCTGTGCTCCGTGCTTCAGGAGAACCTGCGCTGCTGCATGACCTGCCACCTGCTGCGCAGCACCGCCTTCCAGAGGCCGCGGCTCATGCAGCTCCGAGTGAAAGAACTGCGGCAGTACCTGCTGCTGCGCAACATCTCCACCGACACATGCAGGGAGAAGGAGGACCTGGTGGACCTGGTAATCTGCCATCAGGGGACGAGGGAAACCTCGAGACCAGTGGTGCATGTggacgaggaggaagacgaagaggacgaggaggaagacgaagaggaggacACGCacgaagaggaggacgaggacgaggaggaggatgaggaggaagatgaaggggAAGAGGACACAGACAGTCTGCACTCGCTCCCCCACTCTCGCGCCGCCTCGCCCCCCTCCGCCACGCGCTCCACCTCCGAACAGTCGGTCCTCTCCGCCTCTCAGGGAGACGTGCTCAGCCCAAGTGACAGCTCAGGGACTACCAGCCAG GAACAGGAGGATACTCCAACAGCATCTCTCTTGAACCTGGAGCCCACTGAAACTTTAATGGAG GTCAGTCCGGCGACACAGAGGAGGATCAGGGCCTCGCTGTCTGATCTGGACAATGAAGAGGCGATAGAGAACCTCTCTGTCCGCCAGCTGAAAGAGATTCTCGCCAGGAACTTTGTCAATTACTCCGGCTGCTGCGAGAAGTGGGAGCTGCTGGAGCGAGTGCATCGACTCTACAGAGAAAATGAGCAGAACAGAAAATCCA TGGAAAATGTGAGCATAACTGCag tggTTGCATATCCTCCACCTCTCTGCAACAGTGGAGTTGGAG ATGGTGTCAAAGCTCAGCTGGCGGCTGATGATAACTTGTGTCGCATCTGCATGGACGCCATCATCGACTGCGTGCTGCTGGAATGTGGTCACATGGTAACCTGCACCAAATGTGGAAAGAGGATGAGCGAGTGCCCCATCTGCAGGCAGTACGTAGTGCGGGCCGTGCACGTCTTCAAGTCTTAA
- the rnf34b gene encoding E3 ubiquitin-protein ligase RNF34 isoform X4 produces the protein MKAGASSMWASCCGLLNEVMGTGTVRAQQPGFGAGAGPFRFAPSAGYSTYPPTSSGSAGQLCKACGLAFSVFRRKHVCCDCKKSFCALCSVLQENLRCCMTCHLLRSTAFQRPRLMQLRVKELRQYLLLRNISTDTCREKEDLVDLVICHQGTRETSRPVVHVDEEEDEEDEEEDEEEDTHEEEDEDEEEDEEEDEGEEDTDSLHSLPHSRAASPPSATRSTSEQSVLSASQGDVLSPSDSSGTTSQEQEDTPTASLLNLEPTETLMEVSPATQRRIRASLSDLDNEEAIENLSVRQLKEILARNFVNYSGCCEKWELLERVHRLYRENEQNRKSMENVSITAVVAYPPPLCNSGVGDGVKAQLAADDNLCRICMDAIIDCVLLECGHMVTCTKCGKRMSECPICRQYVVRAVHVFKS, from the exons ATGAAG GCGGGGGCATCGTCCATGTGGGCGTCATGCTGTGGTCTGCTGAACGAGGTGATGGGCACGGGCACGGTGCGAGCGCAGCAGCCGGGGTTCGGAGCAGGGGCCGGGCCCTTCCGCTTCGCCCCCAGCGCAGGGTACTCCACCTACCCCCCCACCAGCTCAGGGAGCGCCGGACAGCTGTGCAAGGCCTGCGGACTGGCCTTCTCTGTCTTCAGACGCAAG CACGTCTGCTGTGATTGTAAGAAGAGTTTCTGCGCCCTGTGCTCCGTGCTTCAGGAGAACCTGCGCTGCTGCATGACCTGCCACCTGCTGCGCAGCACCGCCTTCCAGAGGCCGCGGCTCATGCAGCTCCGAGTGAAAGAACTGCGGCAGTACCTGCTGCTGCGCAACATCTCCACCGACACATGCAGGGAGAAGGAGGACCTGGTGGACCTGGTAATCTGCCATCAGGGGACGAGGGAAACCTCGAGACCAGTGGTGCATGTggacgaggaggaagacgaagaggacgaggaggaagacgaagaggaggacACGCacgaagaggaggacgaggacgaggaggaggatgaggaggaagatgaaggggAAGAGGACACAGACAGTCTGCACTCGCTCCCCCACTCTCGCGCCGCCTCGCCCCCCTCCGCCACGCGCTCCACCTCCGAACAGTCGGTCCTCTCCGCCTCTCAGGGAGACGTGCTCAGCCCAAGTGACAGCTCAGGGACTACCAGCCAG GAACAGGAGGATACTCCAACAGCATCTCTCTTGAACCTGGAGCCCACTGAAACTTTAATGGAG GTCAGTCCGGCGACACAGAGGAGGATCAGGGCCTCGCTGTCTGATCTGGACAATGAAGAGGCGATAGAGAACCTCTCTGTCCGCCAGCTGAAAGAGATTCTCGCCAGGAACTTTGTCAATTACTCCGGCTGCTGCGAGAAGTGGGAGCTGCTGGAGCGAGTGCATCGACTCTACAGAGAAAATGAGCAGAACAGAAAATCCA TGGAAAATGTGAGCATAACTGCag tggTTGCATATCCTCCACCTCTCTGCAACAGTGGAGTTGGAG ATGGTGTCAAAGCTCAGCTGGCGGCTGATGATAACTTGTGTCGCATCTGCATGGACGCCATCATCGACTGCGTGCTGCTGGAATGTGGTCACATGGTAACCTGCACCAAATGTGGAAAGAGGATGAGCGAGTGCCCCATCTGCAGGCAGTACGTAGTGCGGGCCGTGCACGTCTTCAAGTCTTAA
- the rnf34b gene encoding E3 ubiquitin-protein ligase RNF34 isoform X1 has protein sequence MIQQQYDQISQLTLKKGPKAGASSMWASCCGLLNEVMGTGTVRAQQPGFGAGAGPFRFAPSAGYSTYPPTSSGSAGQLCKACGLAFSVFRRKHVCCDCKKSFCALCSVLQENLRCCMTCHLLRSTAFQRPRLMQLRVKELRQYLLLRNISTDTCREKEDLVDLVICHQGTRETSRPVVHVDEEEDEEDEEEDEEEDTHEEEDEDEEEDEEEDEGEEDTDSLHSLPHSRAASPPSATRSTSEQSVLSASQGDVLSPSDSSGTTSQEQEDTPTASLLNLEPTETLMEVSPATQRRIRASLSDLDNEEAIENLSVRQLKEILARNFVNYSGCCEKWELLERVHRLYRENEQNRKSMENVSITAVVAYPPPLCNSGVGDGVKAQLAADDNLCRICMDAIIDCVLLECGHMVTCTKCGKRMSECPICRQYVVRAVHVFKS, from the exons ATGATCCAGCAGCAGTATGATCAAATATCTCAACTGACACTCAAAAAGGGTCCAAAG GCGGGGGCATCGTCCATGTGGGCGTCATGCTGTGGTCTGCTGAACGAGGTGATGGGCACGGGCACGGTGCGAGCGCAGCAGCCGGGGTTCGGAGCAGGGGCCGGGCCCTTCCGCTTCGCCCCCAGCGCAGGGTACTCCACCTACCCCCCCACCAGCTCAGGGAGCGCCGGACAGCTGTGCAAGGCCTGCGGACTGGCCTTCTCTGTCTTCAGACGCAAG CACGTCTGCTGTGATTGTAAGAAGAGTTTCTGCGCCCTGTGCTCCGTGCTTCAGGAGAACCTGCGCTGCTGCATGACCTGCCACCTGCTGCGCAGCACCGCCTTCCAGAGGCCGCGGCTCATGCAGCTCCGAGTGAAAGAACTGCGGCAGTACCTGCTGCTGCGCAACATCTCCACCGACACATGCAGGGAGAAGGAGGACCTGGTGGACCTGGTAATCTGCCATCAGGGGACGAGGGAAACCTCGAGACCAGTGGTGCATGTggacgaggaggaagacgaagaggacgaggaggaagacgaagaggaggacACGCacgaagaggaggacgaggacgaggaggaggatgaggaggaagatgaaggggAAGAGGACACAGACAGTCTGCACTCGCTCCCCCACTCTCGCGCCGCCTCGCCCCCCTCCGCCACGCGCTCCACCTCCGAACAGTCGGTCCTCTCCGCCTCTCAGGGAGACGTGCTCAGCCCAAGTGACAGCTCAGGGACTACCAGCCAG GAACAGGAGGATACTCCAACAGCATCTCTCTTGAACCTGGAGCCCACTGAAACTTTAATGGAG GTCAGTCCGGCGACACAGAGGAGGATCAGGGCCTCGCTGTCTGATCTGGACAATGAAGAGGCGATAGAGAACCTCTCTGTCCGCCAGCTGAAAGAGATTCTCGCCAGGAACTTTGTCAATTACTCCGGCTGCTGCGAGAAGTGGGAGCTGCTGGAGCGAGTGCATCGACTCTACAGAGAAAATGAGCAGAACAGAAAATCCA TGGAAAATGTGAGCATAACTGCag tggTTGCATATCCTCCACCTCTCTGCAACAGTGGAGTTGGAG ATGGTGTCAAAGCTCAGCTGGCGGCTGATGATAACTTGTGTCGCATCTGCATGGACGCCATCATCGACTGCGTGCTGCTGGAATGTGGTCACATGGTAACCTGCACCAAATGTGGAAAGAGGATGAGCGAGTGCCCCATCTGCAGGCAGTACGTAGTGCGGGCCGTGCACGTCTTCAAGTCTTAA
- the rnf34b gene encoding E3 ubiquitin-protein ligase RNF34 isoform X3 — protein MIQQQYDQISQLTLKKGPKAGASSMWASCCGLLNEVMGTGTVRAQQPGFGAGAGPFRFAPSAGYSTYPPTSSGSAGQLCKACGLAFSVFRRKHVCCDCKKSFCALCSVLQENLRCCMTCHLLRSTAFQRPRLMQLRVKELRQYLLLRNISTDTCREKEDLVDLVICHQGTRETSRPVVHVDEEEDEEDEEEDEEEDTHEEEDEDEEEDEEEDEGEEDTDSLHSLPHSRAASPPSATRSTSEQSVLSASQGDVLSPSDSSGTTSQEQEDTPTASLLNLEPTETLMEVSPATQRRIRASLSDLDNEEAIENLSVRQLKEILARNFVNYSGCCEKWELLERVHRLYRENEQNRKSMENVSITADGVKAQLAADDNLCRICMDAIIDCVLLECGHMVTCTKCGKRMSECPICRQYVVRAVHVFKS, from the exons ATGATCCAGCAGCAGTATGATCAAATATCTCAACTGACACTCAAAAAGGGTCCAAAG GCGGGGGCATCGTCCATGTGGGCGTCATGCTGTGGTCTGCTGAACGAGGTGATGGGCACGGGCACGGTGCGAGCGCAGCAGCCGGGGTTCGGAGCAGGGGCCGGGCCCTTCCGCTTCGCCCCCAGCGCAGGGTACTCCACCTACCCCCCCACCAGCTCAGGGAGCGCCGGACAGCTGTGCAAGGCCTGCGGACTGGCCTTCTCTGTCTTCAGACGCAAG CACGTCTGCTGTGATTGTAAGAAGAGTTTCTGCGCCCTGTGCTCCGTGCTTCAGGAGAACCTGCGCTGCTGCATGACCTGCCACCTGCTGCGCAGCACCGCCTTCCAGAGGCCGCGGCTCATGCAGCTCCGAGTGAAAGAACTGCGGCAGTACCTGCTGCTGCGCAACATCTCCACCGACACATGCAGGGAGAAGGAGGACCTGGTGGACCTGGTAATCTGCCATCAGGGGACGAGGGAAACCTCGAGACCAGTGGTGCATGTggacgaggaggaagacgaagaggacgaggaggaagacgaagaggaggacACGCacgaagaggaggacgaggacgaggaggaggatgaggaggaagatgaaggggAAGAGGACACAGACAGTCTGCACTCGCTCCCCCACTCTCGCGCCGCCTCGCCCCCCTCCGCCACGCGCTCCACCTCCGAACAGTCGGTCCTCTCCGCCTCTCAGGGAGACGTGCTCAGCCCAAGTGACAGCTCAGGGACTACCAGCCAG GAACAGGAGGATACTCCAACAGCATCTCTCTTGAACCTGGAGCCCACTGAAACTTTAATGGAG GTCAGTCCGGCGACACAGAGGAGGATCAGGGCCTCGCTGTCTGATCTGGACAATGAAGAGGCGATAGAGAACCTCTCTGTCCGCCAGCTGAAAGAGATTCTCGCCAGGAACTTTGTCAATTACTCCGGCTGCTGCGAGAAGTGGGAGCTGCTGGAGCGAGTGCATCGACTCTACAGAGAAAATGAGCAGAACAGAAAATCCA TGGAAAATGTGAGCATAACTGCag ATGGTGTCAAAGCTCAGCTGGCGGCTGATGATAACTTGTGTCGCATCTGCATGGACGCCATCATCGACTGCGTGCTGCTGGAATGTGGTCACATGGTAACCTGCACCAAATGTGGAAAGAGGATGAGCGAGTGCCCCATCTGCAGGCAGTACGTAGTGCGGGCCGTGCACGTCTTCAAGTCTTAA
- the rnf34b gene encoding E3 ubiquitin-protein ligase RNF34 isoform X2, whose amino-acid sequence MARLQRLLVLENAAGASSMWASCCGLLNEVMGTGTVRAQQPGFGAGAGPFRFAPSAGYSTYPPTSSGSAGQLCKACGLAFSVFRRKHVCCDCKKSFCALCSVLQENLRCCMTCHLLRSTAFQRPRLMQLRVKELRQYLLLRNISTDTCREKEDLVDLVICHQGTRETSRPVVHVDEEEDEEDEEEDEEEDTHEEEDEDEEEDEEEDEGEEDTDSLHSLPHSRAASPPSATRSTSEQSVLSASQGDVLSPSDSSGTTSQEQEDTPTASLLNLEPTETLMEVSPATQRRIRASLSDLDNEEAIENLSVRQLKEILARNFVNYSGCCEKWELLERVHRLYRENEQNRKSMENVSITAVVAYPPPLCNSGVGDGVKAQLAADDNLCRICMDAIIDCVLLECGHMVTCTKCGKRMSECPICRQYVVRAVHVFKS is encoded by the exons ATGGCCAGACTGCAGCGGCTCCTCGTCCTGGAGAATGCA GCGGGGGCATCGTCCATGTGGGCGTCATGCTGTGGTCTGCTGAACGAGGTGATGGGCACGGGCACGGTGCGAGCGCAGCAGCCGGGGTTCGGAGCAGGGGCCGGGCCCTTCCGCTTCGCCCCCAGCGCAGGGTACTCCACCTACCCCCCCACCAGCTCAGGGAGCGCCGGACAGCTGTGCAAGGCCTGCGGACTGGCCTTCTCTGTCTTCAGACGCAAG CACGTCTGCTGTGATTGTAAGAAGAGTTTCTGCGCCCTGTGCTCCGTGCTTCAGGAGAACCTGCGCTGCTGCATGACCTGCCACCTGCTGCGCAGCACCGCCTTCCAGAGGCCGCGGCTCATGCAGCTCCGAGTGAAAGAACTGCGGCAGTACCTGCTGCTGCGCAACATCTCCACCGACACATGCAGGGAGAAGGAGGACCTGGTGGACCTGGTAATCTGCCATCAGGGGACGAGGGAAACCTCGAGACCAGTGGTGCATGTggacgaggaggaagacgaagaggacgaggaggaagacgaagaggaggacACGCacgaagaggaggacgaggacgaggaggaggatgaggaggaagatgaaggggAAGAGGACACAGACAGTCTGCACTCGCTCCCCCACTCTCGCGCCGCCTCGCCCCCCTCCGCCACGCGCTCCACCTCCGAACAGTCGGTCCTCTCCGCCTCTCAGGGAGACGTGCTCAGCCCAAGTGACAGCTCAGGGACTACCAGCCAG GAACAGGAGGATACTCCAACAGCATCTCTCTTGAACCTGGAGCCCACTGAAACTTTAATGGAG GTCAGTCCGGCGACACAGAGGAGGATCAGGGCCTCGCTGTCTGATCTGGACAATGAAGAGGCGATAGAGAACCTCTCTGTCCGCCAGCTGAAAGAGATTCTCGCCAGGAACTTTGTCAATTACTCCGGCTGCTGCGAGAAGTGGGAGCTGCTGGAGCGAGTGCATCGACTCTACAGAGAAAATGAGCAGAACAGAAAATCCA TGGAAAATGTGAGCATAACTGCag tggTTGCATATCCTCCACCTCTCTGCAACAGTGGAGTTGGAG ATGGTGTCAAAGCTCAGCTGGCGGCTGATGATAACTTGTGTCGCATCTGCATGGACGCCATCATCGACTGCGTGCTGCTGGAATGTGGTCACATGGTAACCTGCACCAAATGTGGAAAGAGGATGAGCGAGTGCCCCATCTGCAGGCAGTACGTAGTGCGGGCCGTGCACGTCTTCAAGTCTTAA
- the rnf34b gene encoding E3 ubiquitin-protein ligase RNF34 isoform X5 has protein sequence MIQQQYDQISQLTLKKGPKAGASSMWASCCGLLNEVMGTGTVRAQQPGFGAGAGPFRFAPSAGYSTYPPTSSGSAGQLCKACGLAFSVFRRKHVCCDCKKSFCALCSVLQENLRCCMTCHLLRSTAFQRPRLMQLRVKELRQYLLLRNISTDTCREKEDLVDLVICHQGTRETSRPVVHVDEEEDEEDEEEDEEEDTHEEEDEDEEEDEEEDEGEEDTDSLHSLPHSRAASPPSATRSTSEQSVLSASQGDVLSPSDSSGTTSQEQEDTPTASLLNLEPTETLMEVSPATQRRIRASLSDLDNEEAIENLSVRQLKEILARNFVNYSGCCEKWELLERVHRLYRENEQNRKSNGVKAQLAADDNLCRICMDAIIDCVLLECGHMVTCTKCGKRMSECPICRQYVVRAVHVFKS, from the exons ATGATCCAGCAGCAGTATGATCAAATATCTCAACTGACACTCAAAAAGGGTCCAAAG GCGGGGGCATCGTCCATGTGGGCGTCATGCTGTGGTCTGCTGAACGAGGTGATGGGCACGGGCACGGTGCGAGCGCAGCAGCCGGGGTTCGGAGCAGGGGCCGGGCCCTTCCGCTTCGCCCCCAGCGCAGGGTACTCCACCTACCCCCCCACCAGCTCAGGGAGCGCCGGACAGCTGTGCAAGGCCTGCGGACTGGCCTTCTCTGTCTTCAGACGCAAG CACGTCTGCTGTGATTGTAAGAAGAGTTTCTGCGCCCTGTGCTCCGTGCTTCAGGAGAACCTGCGCTGCTGCATGACCTGCCACCTGCTGCGCAGCACCGCCTTCCAGAGGCCGCGGCTCATGCAGCTCCGAGTGAAAGAACTGCGGCAGTACCTGCTGCTGCGCAACATCTCCACCGACACATGCAGGGAGAAGGAGGACCTGGTGGACCTGGTAATCTGCCATCAGGGGACGAGGGAAACCTCGAGACCAGTGGTGCATGTggacgaggaggaagacgaagaggacgaggaggaagacgaagaggaggacACGCacgaagaggaggacgaggacgaggaggaggatgaggaggaagatgaaggggAAGAGGACACAGACAGTCTGCACTCGCTCCCCCACTCTCGCGCCGCCTCGCCCCCCTCCGCCACGCGCTCCACCTCCGAACAGTCGGTCCTCTCCGCCTCTCAGGGAGACGTGCTCAGCCCAAGTGACAGCTCAGGGACTACCAGCCAG GAACAGGAGGATACTCCAACAGCATCTCTCTTGAACCTGGAGCCCACTGAAACTTTAATGGAG GTCAGTCCGGCGACACAGAGGAGGATCAGGGCCTCGCTGTCTGATCTGGACAATGAAGAGGCGATAGAGAACCTCTCTGTCCGCCAGCTGAAAGAGATTCTCGCCAGGAACTTTGTCAATTACTCCGGCTGCTGCGAGAAGTGGGAGCTGCTGGAGCGAGTGCATCGACTCTACAGAGAAAATGAGCAGAACAGAAAATCCA ATGGTGTCAAAGCTCAGCTGGCGGCTGATGATAACTTGTGTCGCATCTGCATGGACGCCATCATCGACTGCGTGCTGCTGGAATGTGGTCACATGGTAACCTGCACCAAATGTGGAAAGAGGATGAGCGAGTGCCCCATCTGCAGGCAGTACGTAGTGCGGGCCGTGCACGTCTTCAAGTCTTAA